CGACCTCACCAAGTTTTTTGTGTCTCATGGCAAGTCCAACGCTGCCTCCGGCAATGTAAGTCGGGCAATCAATCTCGGAACCATGCCCATTCAAGTGAACACACTCAGTGAAAATGAACTGGTTTCCAATGATGGTCAGGTTACTTACGGGCATTTTGACCCCTATGCCGAAACGCAAAGCACGAGCCTGGGATCCGAAGCCACAGCGATCATTCTCGCTGACGACCAGGCAAGCGCAAGTGGCTTGAGTCCAACCAACGCCGCAAGCCAGGCATTTGATGCTTCCACCTACTCACTGCTTCCCTTTGACCCATGTCTCATCGACCGCCTCGGATACATCGCCGACCACGCACTCTACGGAGGCTCTGATCCGCTCGGTTCCCTGTTGGTCACAGCAGCTGCTGATGTCAGTTACTTCAACATCAACTCGGGTGAAATCGGTGATATCTCCATCGGCATGCTGTTGCCCGAGGGCACCATCATTCGCAGTTCCAACAACGGTTCCCTCTCGGGAGTCTTCGCAAATGGCGCAACACTCGAAGTCGCACCTGCATCCAATGTTTACCTCGAATCCCTGACGAGTCAGCCCGTGCTCGGAAACCCATCCGCAGACACCTTGACCCACATTCTCATTCGGGTGGAAACGGGTCGCATTACCGCATCGACTGCCGGAACGCCCGCAATCGACACCTTTCACGTCATCAGCCCGCTTGATCGCCATACCATCGCCGGGGATACTGTGGCTTCCGTCGAATTCCTGCAGATGGATACCAATGCGTTCCAAACCGTCAGTCAGAACCGCACAGCACAGGGTGCAAACGGCGTCAACACTGTCGTCGTATCCAGCAGCAACCTGAGCCTGGTCAGTGACAATGTGACCTTCATCGAATACTCACAGGATGGAATTGATTTCAGCTTCACAACACCTCCATCCTACACCCACATTACCGAGTCGGCCATCATTCCCCCCTCCTACGAGTTCATCGACCGCACCATCGCTTTCGCTGCTGGTGCTCTGCCTGGGCCGACTGCCATTGGAACTCCGGGAAATCCAGGAAACGTTCAACGCTTCACCGAAGAAGAGGATCCCGTATCACCTTGACTTGGACCGATTCCAGGATTTGAATTCCATCTACACTGGCTCGAAGGCATTGCGATCTCGAGCCAGTCTTTTCATTTTGGACGCCGACTCTCACTCGAACATCCATCGCTTATCGAAAACTCGTAACAACTGAATGGCATATCAACCCAGATCAAGTGGCAGGTCCCGCTACAACCGACGCGGATCCAACAATTTTGTTAGAAAAAACGAACGAATCCGGGCCCCTGAAATCCGTGTCATCGGGCCCGACAAACGCCAGCTGGGAATCATGCATCCCAAGGAAGCCCTGGCCCTCGCCAAACGCCACGGTCTCGACCTCGTAGAAATCTCCGCTTCTGCCAAACCTCCCGTTTGCCAGATTCTCGATTACGGGAAGTACCAATACGAGCAGAGTAAGAAGCAGAAGGAGAGCAAGCAAAACTCCTCCAGCCAGAAGATCAAAGAAATCAAGCTGCGCGTGGGTATCGACACCCATGATTACATGACCAAGATTCGCCGGGCAGAGGAATTTCTGGACAAAGGAAACAAGCTCAAGATCAGTCTTCAGTTCCGTGGACGTGAAATGGAGCACAAGGAACTGGGTTTCCAAAAGGTAAAACAAGCCATTTCCGACCTCAACCACATCGGCACAGCCGATATGGATCCGAAACTCGTTGGTCGCTCCGTTTCCGTGGTAATGTCTCCACTTCCCGAAGCGAAGCGTCAGTTGAAATATCACAGCGAAGATTGAGGCTGACTCCACCTGCGAAACCGGCAACTGAACCCGTCTTGCGCAGCTGTGAAAGCAAGCTTTTTCATCTCCTTGCTGGCCTTGCTTGCTGCGGGTTTCCTTCCCGTACAAAGCAAGGCTGATACGTTTCTTTCCAATGGCGTGCTCTATCGCAGTGTTTCCGAAATCGGCAACCGCCTGGGCATGAAACTCGAATCTGGCGACGATGGCAGAAGCACCCGACTTTCCAGTCAGTGGACCCAGATGGATTTTGTAAACGGGAGCCGCATCTTCCGCATCAACGGTATTCGAATGTATCTCGGCTACCCAACACTTGAACGCTCCGGCACACTCTATGTGCCGGAACTCGACTGGCAGTTCACCATCTCCTCCATCCTTATTCCTCCCCGACTTTCATCACATCAAAAACAACTCCGCACCATCGTTCTCGATGCAGGTCACGGGGGAAAAGACCCCGGAGCGCAAAACCTAAGCCTCGGACTCAACGAAAAGGATCTCACACTCGAGGTCAGCAAACGTCTCGAACGCCACCTGAAAAGGGCTGGTTTTCAAGTTGTACTAACTCGAAAAAATGACCGATACCTCACCCTAAAACAACGCTCCGATATTGCCAGGAAGGTCAAAGCAGATCTGTTCCTGAGCCTGCACTTCAACGCGTCAACCCAGGATTCCGCGAACGGTATCGAAACCTTTGCGTTCACCCTGTTGAACCAGCCCTCAACCAGTCGCTCCGAACTCGACGCTTCTGACAAGATTTTCAGGCGGGCAAACCGATACGATGCATTCAATACCCTGTTGGCCTACACCGTGCAAAAACATCTCATCCATTCCACAAAACAAACGGATCGGGGTGTGAAGCGATCCCGATTCTGGGTTTTGGAAGACCTTTCCTGCCCGGGAGCACTTGTCGAGTTGGGGTTCATTCGCCATCCCGAAACGGCCACCCAACTTCAGAACGACGCTTATCTGGAACTGCTGGCAACCACACTTACCACTGCCATCGTTCAGTATCAGGCGCGCTTGAACGAATCATGAATCCTTCCCTTGCCCAGTTTGCAGCCGTAGCGTTGGGAGGTGCCGCTGGTTCCGTCCTGCGTTTCTGGATTTCCAGCCTGTTTCCCAATCAAGGACTAGCCGCAACGGCTTCGGTCAATTTCCTGGGTTCATTGCTGCTCGGTGCCGTCCTCGCCAGCCCATTCCTTGGTGTCGAGTTTCGCCCCATGCTGCGACTGCTGCTGGCGGTCGGGTTTTGCGGTGGTTTCACAACCTTCTCTACATTCGGATTCCAGACCTTTGAATTGTTGCAGGACTCTCGCTGGTTACTCGCCATCACGAATATTCTGGCCAACAACCTGGGTTCCATCCTCTGCGTGTGGATTGGATATTCGCTTGCAAAATCATTCCTGCCTTAGCCGTTGGCATTCACAGCCAATCCCGTGATGCGACAATTCCTTCCATGGTTCACTCTGCTTTGCCTCACGGCAGTTTCTGCATTTGCCAGAACTGCACCCGACCCCGGAAAAGTGGTTGTCATTGCCAATGCAACCGTGCCCGAATCACTCGAACTCGCACAATTCTACCTCGAGAGCCGTTCGATTCCTCAGGAAAACCTGATCGTTCTCCACACCTCAACCGAGGCAACAATCCCGCGTGAACAGTTTATCCGGGAAATTCTCCATCCGGTAAGGGAACAACTTCTCGAACGTGGCCTGGTAGAGGGAACACTTCTCGACAACATCACGGATGATTCCGGGCGCTACGCCTTTCAGGTGTACGAAACCCAATTCCATTACCTCGTCCTGTGCATGGGTGTACCCCTCAAGGTTGCAAGCGTTGCCATCACCCCTGATGCGGAACTTTCTGATCGCATCCCCGCTGGACTTCAAACCACCCAGGCATCCGTGGATTCAGAGCTGGCACTTGTCGCCGCATCCAATCAACGTTGGTTGGGTCCTGTCGCCAATCCGCTCTTTCAGGTACCTTCCCCCACACAGCTTGACTACACTGAGGTCATTTCCGTCTGCCGCCTCGAAGGCCCCACATTTGAGCATGCCAAATCACTCGTGCGCGATGCCATCGCGGCCGAACAGCGAAGCTTTCTTTCCGGTCGTGCCTACATTGATCTCCATTCACATCACGCCGACGGCAATCTTTGGCTTCGCGAAGCCGCTACCCATCTACGTGCCTATGGGTACGACGTTGAGCTCATTCCACCAGGTCGGCACTGGTCGATCACCGACCGCCACGATGCCCCGGCTATTTATCTGGGCTGGTATCAGGTTCATGCCGCAGGTCCCATGCTGCCACCCGCATCCATTCCTACAGGAGCCATCGGTGCTCACATTCACAGTTATTCCGCTGCCTCCCTGCGCACCCCTTCCCGAAATTGGGCCGGTCCTCTGGTCAACGCTGGTTTTACAGTGACATTTGGTAATGTTTACGAACCCTACCTTCAACTCACGCTTCGCCCGGACCTTTTCATCGAACTTCTCCTTCGAGGATACTGCCTCGGAGACGCCTCATTGTATGCACAACCTTCTGTCAGCTGGCAAAACGTGACCCTGGGCGACCCTCTCTACCAGCCCTTTCAACCCACTCATGAATGGAATCCAATTCACATTCTCAACAGCAGTGACTCAACCCCGTACGAACGCATCATTGCGCTCAATCGCATCGCATCCCAAAACACCGGACTGGCCTGTCAACACGCAGTCGACGCGCAAACCCAGTTTCCATCCATCCCTCTGGCGATCAAAATTCTGGAAACCTGGTCCAACCACATCTCCACCTCAACCCGCAACCAATTGCACGACTACCTTTCATCACGTCCCATGATTCCCTCCAGTCTGGCTCCGTTCTATCTGAATACGTTCAAGTCTTTGCGAGACACTGATGATGCCAACATCGCACAACGATTCATGCAGCTCATGCATCAAAGTCGTTCGCAATGGGAACCTGAACTTCAGGAATCTTTCGACTCCATCAGTTCAACGCACGATTCGCACCCCAAGCCAACTGACTCCGATGCCAAAACGAAATTCAACGATTGAACGGACTGATCGCCAGATAGTTGAGCAACAGGAGTTCTTTCCAGATCCGGTATCGGCCTTCCCCAGTCATTTTCCCAAATTCATCCCGATCCGTTCGCTCGTTCAATATGCCAGCATTGACGTTGACGCGCTCAAGCGTCTGCTGCATTTCGAACAGCCAGTCACTCACCTGCGCCTCAAATGGAATCCAGTTCTCAGAACCCGCCTGATGCTTTCGTCTCTCGTGCATCGAGGCAATTTTTGAAATCTTACGCACGGCAGGATGCCGTTGCACTCGCCAGGTTTCCGGATAAACCCCACCGAACGGCATGAACACATTGTCTGTCACCCATAGTTCTCCCGAATCTGAAACTGAGGCAAACACAACTTGGTCCAGAATTACCCCCGAAGCATCGCTGACAACAATGACCTGGAGTCGCGTCAGCGCATCTGGACTTTGATAGACCAGCACCTGCTGCAAAACTTCCTCTTCGTAACGATACTGGAAACAGGCCTGCAAACTATAGTTGTTTTCACGTATCCAGTCCTTGATCAGAAAGAAACGGTGATTTGCAGGCCATTCCACCCGTTCCACTTCCCGGATCGATGGAAACAGCGGAAGTTCACTTTTGTCCCAGGCGAGGATATAGATCCAGACATAGCCAGACTCGACAAACAGCCAAAACAAAACTCCCATGACATACAGTCGCCAATAGGGAGTTTCCGCAAAAAAGGTCACTTTAAAGAGCAACCCGATGAACAGCCCAATGCCAACCAGTCGAACCCATCGCACGATCAAGCGATTCACCGGTGAAGGAAGGCTGCGCTGCAACCGATGCAGCGCCCATAGTGAAATCAATAGCACAAAAGCGAACCCTGCCAATGCAAAGGCTCCCTGTTGCTGAATCAGTGCAAACATTCAGAAAGGATTTCCTGCAGGCTCCGCCCTCAATTGATGCGGAGCGGCATGACCACACAGAGGAAATCATCCATGGTCTTAAAAACGCCCGGGCTGAGTTCGTCCTTGAACTCAAAGAAAACTTCATCGTTCGGAAGCGCTTTCAACGGTTCCATCAGGAATCGAGGATTGAAAGCCACCTGCACCTCAGGACCCTCATAGGCGATTGCCATCGTCTCATGCGATTCCCCAAACTCCTGACTTTCTCCCGAAATCTCCAACAGATTCTCTGAAATCTTGAGCTTTACCTGAAACTGCTTGTCACTGATGACCAGTGCCGCACGGTTCACACATTCCAGCATCAGTTCCCGCTCGAGTTTGATCCGGTGCTCTGCCTGTTTTGGAATGACCTGCTGGTAGTCGGGATACTTTCCTTCCACAATCTTCGACACCAGATAAATGCTCTTCATCAGTCCCTGAGACTCTCCCTGCTCTCCAACTGACAATTCAAACGCAACCTGGCGATCATTGAACAAAATCTTCAGATTGTCCCCATAGGAAAGCAGACGTTCCAGCTCGCTTACCGTCTTTGCAGGCAAAATCAAGCTACCTGCATTCTCCTCGGGTGCCTCAATCTTTTCGGAGGAAACCGCAAGGCGTCGACCATCTGTGGCTGCCAGGCGCAGTGAAGCCGATTGGAAATTGAAAAATACCCCATTGAGCACATAGCGGTTCTCATCCGTGGATTGTGCATAGGATACATTCTTGAGCATGCGAGCCAGACTGCTCTGCTCGAGATTGAACACGTACTGATCGTCAAAACTGGGAAGCGGCGGAAACTCTTCTTTTCCGATTCCCATGATTTTGAACGTCGACCCCCCCGAAGTGATCTTGGTGAAATTGTTGACCGCTGTATCGAGGTTGACTTCCAGGCTGGGCAACTCCCGAACAATCGATGCCAGTTTTCGCACTGGAAGCGTGATCGAGCCTTCTTCAAGTACCTCAGCTTTGACCGTGCAACGAATGCCCAAATCCAAGTTCGTTGTCGTCAGTGAAACCTCATCTTCACTGGCTTCAATCAGCACGTTCTTGAGGATAGGCATCGTCTGGCGGCTGCCCACCAGGTTCATCACTTGTTGCAATCCGTTGAAGAGGTGGTCTCGGTTTAGCTTCAGTTTCATTCTGGTGCAAGATTCCCAAATTGGTGAGTTATTTTCAATCCTATTATATTATAGAATTTTTAAATATAAATCATTCCCTATTCTTATGGTGTGTGAACAAGATCAACAAATTCCCATCCTTCCGTCAATCAATGATTTAAGGGATTTTCTTCTGGGTTCAACCTTGCGTGCAATTCTCCAGCAAAAAGAATATGTGATCAACTTCGGAAAAGTACCCAGTTTGCTCACAGCTTTTTCAGACTTGTTCACAGCATTCAAATCGCGCTTTGCATGGCTGAAATGGGATGCGTCAACTTGCCTGATTTCATCTGATACCCATTCTTGTTAAAAACACTGATCATCAATCACGTTTCCGTAGGGCTCGCGTTCACCGCGATGCCGCACCCTGTGAGGTAACTGAGGTCTCCGGCTAGCGAAGACCCTACGTTTCTGTTCCGTGAACAAAACCAGAACCAGTATGAGAAAATGGGCAAAACTTCAACGCCAGCACAGGTGATACCCATCGGAGGGTGATTGCGCAGTCATCCAACCATGTACTCGAAGTGATTCCTGGTTCGATTTCCGCGAACCCATTGCATGCCAGGCTTATTTTTGCTTTTTGAGTGAATCGAGGTACTTCCAGAATGACTCGTGCTGTTCGACCATCTGTTCTTCTGAGACCGGAAGTTTGACGCGAAAAATAAAGTCCGTGAGCGTGTTTCGGTGCAGGATGTAGTGACAATAAAGGATGTGTTCGCCCTGCCGCTCAAAATAGATGCGAAAGTCGTCCGCCCGAAATCGGTAGAACACCTTGCTGCCGCGTTGAAATTTCCCAATTTCTCCCGTGGCCTGCACCAACTGCTCAGCTGAAAGATTACTGATCTGGTTGACCAGCCGCAGCTGGGCGAAGATGTCCAGTTTGTTCAGTTCGCCGATGCTTTGTTCGCTGAAGTTCAGTTGAAACATGTTTCGATGGATTAACTCTAAAGCCCGACCTTCCTCATGGGTCAACGCACAAAAGCATCAGTCGGGTAGCTTCTGTTGTTTAAACACCTCATAGAGTACAATGGAAGCTGAAACCGATACGTTGAGGCTGTCAACGGCATCGATCATCGCGATCCGAAATCGTTGCGCAGCGTGCTGTTCCCAAAATGCACTCACACCCTCGTGTTCGGCTCCGAGAATGATCGCGCAGCGAGCGGGCAGTTTCAGTTCGTGCAGTTCCACGGTCGCGCTGGGTGAAGCCACGCAGGTGGTGTATCCCCTGGCCTCCAGCACGGCACGCGTTGTTTCGGCACTGCCCCGGTAGTGTGATATGCGAAGCGAGTGACCGCGCGAGTTACGAATCACATTCGGATGAAACGGATCGATCTGCCCATCGTTGAGCACAACCGCATTCACACCAAAAGCTGCTGCTGTACGCAGGATAGCCCCGTGGTTGCCGGGTTTTTCAAGTCCATCGAGCACCAGTACTGTGCCCGCCTCTTTCGGAAGGGAATCTACAGGCGGAAGTGTTGGCTGCCGACACACCATCAATACCCCGTCCGGATGTTGGCGAACCGACATTTTTTCAAAAACGGACGCACTCACGAGCAGGGTTTCGACAGCATCTGAGATCTGAGATTCCCAGCGTGAAAATACCGAATCGTGCACACTGGCAATGCACTGAATTTCCATCTGGGTGTCCAATGCTACCGCAACCTCATGCATGCCCTCCACCAGAAACTGCTGACTCTCCCGGCGGGCTTTGGCATGCTTGAGCGCAGCAATGTGCTGGATGCGTGCATTGCTGCGACTCTGGATGAGAAGTGGCGGTTTCATCGGAGTTCCTTCGAGGCACTGCAATCCTGCCCGCGCATTCAACGCAGTTTCCGTCAATGCCTGCTCAATCGAGCAGCGACTCATCAATATCGTAGTTGGAAAACACGCTTTTAGTGTCGTCCAGGTCATCCAGTGCCTCGATCAGGCGCATCACACGCTTTGCCTTTTCCTTGTCCGTGATTTTCACCAGGTTGGATGGGATGTAGGCGATCTCCGCCGAATCCGGTTCGAGTCCCGCTTTCTGGATCGCATCACTGAGCTTGTAAAAGTCGGCAATCGCACACTGCACTTCAAAGTGATCATCATTGTTGATCACATCTTCACCGCCGTTTTCGATTGCAATTTCCATCAGGGTGTCTTCGTCAGTTTTGTCCGCTGCGATCAGAATTTGCCCCTTCTTCTGGAAGTTGAAGGCTAGTGCCCCCGGACCCGCCAGATTGCCGCCGTGTTTTGAGAATGTGGAGCGAACCTCCCCGGCACTGCGGTTTTTGTTGTCGGTGGTGACCTCTACGATGATTCCAACACCTTCGATGCCGTAGCCCTCATAGACCATTTCTTCGATGGTTGCGCCCTCTAGTTCGCCAGTACCCTTTTTGATCGCACGATCAATGTTGTCCGCCGGCATGTTGGCAGCCTTGGCTTTGTCAATGAGGGTACGCAGCCGAGGATTGAACTCTGGATCCCCGCCGCCATCGCGAGCTGCGAGTGTGAGATCTTTGCTGATCACACTGAATATCTTGCCGCGCTTGGCATCGATCGCGGCTTTATGACGTTTGGTCGTTGCCCATTTGCTGTGTCCGGACATAGGTCGTTTTCAAGGGTTGGGTTTTTGCACTCGCTCTGCGAGCCAAAGGTATTGTGGGTTCGTTGACGCCTCAGGGTTTGCGTTTGGCTTTTCCCGAAGCGGGCCGTTTCTTCGTGGCAGGTGCGGCGACAGGAACAACCGGTTTCAGTTCTGCATTCTCCGTTTTGCGATAGACCAGCAGGGTCTGAATGATCGACAGCACACTCTGCACGGTCCAGTAAAGCACCAGGCCCGACGAAAATCCATACATGATGAATAGGAACATGACGGGCATGAAGCGCATGATGCGCTGCTGCATCGGGTCAGCAGTCGGAGACATCGGCATCAGGCGCATCTGGAACAACATCGCCACCCCGTTGAGCAGCGGCATAATGTTGAGCGGAAAACCGCCAATGGTCGCAACCGTGTCGGGCAGCGAAAGGTCCTTGATCCACAGGAAGGACTCGTAGCGCAGTTCCGAGGAGGTGCGCAGCATCCAGTAGAGTCCAATGAAGATCGGTATCTGCACCAGCATTGGCAAACAACCAGCCAATGGATTCACGCCATACTTTTTGAACAGCAGCATTGTCTCGCGCTGCATCTTCTCCGGCTTGTCCGCATACTTCTCGCGCAGCTCCTTCATCGGTTCCTGCAGCAGCTGCATCTTCTTGCTCGACTGTGCGGAGTAGGAGGTCAGTGGCCAGAAGACGAGTTTGACGATCACGGTCATCAGGATGATCGACACCCCCCAGTTTCCGGCAAAGCCCTGAATCCAATACATCAGCGACAGCAGGATCTTGCTGATCGCGCCAAAAAATCCGAACTGCATGAGCAGATCTTGCTTTTCCCCCAGTCGCACCAGTCGTTTGTACTCCTTGGGACCAACGTAATAGGTGCCTCTGATTTTCCATTCGCTCGACGGTTGGATCACGCCCGGGTTGAAGGCAATCGTGCCAATGATGCCGGTCGCATTTTCCCGTGTATCGACAAGGCTGGTTACATCGATGGAACGTCCATAAACTGACGATGCAGGAGTCTCCGGAGTGAACACACTCACAAAAAACTGGTTCTTCACGGCCGCCCATTGAACCGGAATATTGCGGTGCTCGTAAGAACTGCGGGCCGTTTTGGCACCAATCCCAAGGAACCCCTTGCTGCCCGTGAAATAGGTGGATTTGATGAACTCGTCATCCTTCCCGTCAAAATAGGCGAAGGACTGGAACTCTCCGTGCTTGTCGCTGTCCACTGGCAATGCCGTTCCGAGCGTCATCAGCAGTTCCGTGTCGGCCGTCGCTCCGATCTTGATCGGCACATCCGTGGAGGCATTGACGATGGTGGTGACGTGATCAATCGCATACGGACCTTCCCCGTCCGATGCAGCGAGTCGATAGGAGCGCACAAACTTCACCCCGCGCCCCGTATCGTATTCGAACAAAACGGAGTGCGCATCGCTTCGCACAATTTCAAAGGGATAGTTGAGCAGCCGGGTTGCACCGCCCGCCTCACGCCGCGACAGCTGCAACGCTGTGACATGCGATCCACGGTTGAATACAAAATCATCCGGCCCTCCCTTCTTGGTCTGAAGAAAGCGAATCTCCTTGATCGCGCCTCCCACTGTAGAGAAATCGACTGAAATGAACGCGTTCGAGAGCGTCAGATCCGTCGGGATTTCCTGCTCCGCAGTGCTCGATGCCGCTTCGCTTGCAGTTCCATTTTCGAAGGAGTCCTCCGCAGCGACTGGAACAAAGGAAGACTCGACTCCCTGTTCAAATGCGGTGGATGAAGCATCGACCTCACCCGTAGGGGATGCTTCGGTCGGCAGGAATGGTTCCGCGGCGGGAGGGTTCTGCTCGAGCTGTTTGCTGTTGAAATACAAGAGACCGAACGCGAGGCCGATCAGTGCTAACCCTATTATCGAGTTTGAGTTTTTCATGAAATGGATGCGGTCTGGATGCAGGTGCCTTCGGTTGTTGTTCCGGGTCTGGAATCCCGCCAGGTTTAGAAGCAAAAATCAGTGAGTTTAGATTCCCTTCAACTTTGCGCAAGCCTTCTTGAAGCGTTGCTGGAGTTCCGCGTAGGGCGTTGTCAGCATTCCCTGGCGCGCAATCAGGATCAAATCGAGGTGATCCGGCAGCAGTTCATGGTATTCGCGGTAAAGGGCGCGAAAGCGGCGCTTCAGCAGATTTCGATCCGGGGCACGTTTGGAAATGCGTTTCGAGACGATGACACACAGCCGTGGCGTCCGCTCAACACGGGCTTCCGGAGAACGCTCTGCCGCTATAAGCAGAAAAACGCCGCAGTTGTGGCGTTTTCCTTCCTTAAATACCCGGTTGATTTCGCTGGATCTCGCAAGGCGCGTCTGCCAGCCGAAATGCATGGTTCAACTTGTTTTGGATCAGGCAGCAAGTTTCTTGCGACCCTTGCGACGGCGTGCCGCAATGACTTTGCGTCCACCGCGGGTGGACATTCTCGCGCGGAATCCAAATTTACGAGCTCGTTTGATTTTTGATGGTCTGTATGTTGGTTGCATGACAAGTAAAAACGTTTCATAAGGTCAAAGGCTGTGCCACCTGTCAAGCCCATATGCGGGCTTTTTCCGCTCCCATCGTTCCCACATCCGGCGATATTTTTTTTGAAAAAGTGCTTGCCTCGCAAATCGAATATCTGCAAATTCCTGACTTTCTTGTTGCGTCCCGTTCGTCTAGCCAGGTTAGGACACAGGGTTTTCATCCCTGCAACAGGGGTTCGAATCCCCTACGGGATGCCATTCTATTTTGGCACAACCTCCGACTTCCGGAGGTTTTTTTGTGCCAGAACTTTTACGCTTTCGTAGGGCTCGGGCTCGTCCCGACGCCGCTTTCCTGGACGCCCACCAATCCCAACTGCCTCCAAACCGACCTTCCCGGCAGCCCACCGCGTATCGAGCCTGCGAGCCGGTCAATCCCCTACGGGATGCCATTCCATTTTGGCACAACCTCCGCTCTCGGAGGTTTTTTTGTGCCAGAACTTTTACGCTTTCGTAGGGCTCGGACTCGTCCCGACGCCGCTTTCCTGGACGCCCACCAACCCAAACTGCCACCAAACCGACCTTCCTGGCAGCCCACCGCGTATCGAGCATGCGAGATGGTCAATCCCCTACGCGATGTCTTTTGGGATTCTGCCCTCCCCGAATCCAGTATTCACGGTCCGAGCCGTTGCTTAATGGGGAATCCGTGGACCTGCTGTTGATTTTTCAGATTTACGTATGATCCCCGTGGGATCTCTATCCTTTCAAATCAATCCTGAAACATTGGACTTGTAGGATACCCCTTATGAGTGGATGCCATTCCATTTTGCCACAACCTCCAACTCCTGGAGGTTTTTTTGTGCTCGAATCCATCTTTTCTGTAGGACTCGGGCTTGCTCCGATGCTACATCCCTGAAGTTGCTCCATACTCCGATGGCTTTGGCCAGTTGACAATATCGCATAGAACACTATTTTCGTGTTACATGAAAAACGTGACCATTACTCTGGAGGAAGAGGTGCTCCGGTGGGCCAAGGTGACCGCAGCCCAGCAGGACACCAGTGTCTCCAGACTGCTGGGAGAGGAACTGCGCCGAAAGATGCTCAAGGAAAAGGAGTATGAGCGTGGGCGCAGACGTTTCACGGCCCGTGGTCCCCAAGCTCTCAAACCTGCCGGAACATCCTATCCCTCTCGGGAGAGCCTGTATGATCGTTAACATCTTCGTGGATACGAATGTCTTGCTCTATGCACGAGATGCCTCCGAACCCG
This Puniceicoccaceae bacterium DNA region includes the following protein-coding sequences:
- a CDS encoding N-acetylmuramoyl-L-alanine amidase → MKASFFISLLALLAAGFLPVQSKADTFLSNGVLYRSVSEIGNRLGMKLESGDDGRSTRLSSQWTQMDFVNGSRIFRINGIRMYLGYPTLERSGTLYVPELDWQFTISSILIPPRLSSHQKQLRTIVLDAGHGGKDPGAQNLSLGLNEKDLTLEVSKRLERHLKRAGFQVVLTRKNDRYLTLKQRSDIARKVKADLFLSLHFNASTQDSANGIETFAFTLLNQPSTSRSELDASDKIFRRANRYDAFNTLLAYTVQKHLIHSTKQTDRGVKRSRFWVLEDLSCPGALVELGFIRHPETATQLQNDAYLELLATTLTTAIVQYQARLNES
- a CDS encoding FecR domain-containing protein, coding for MKFKYLLATLTSALALTTGLYAQSLKPGTITFKNIRGSAVSHNINTGATEDITPESLLTEGFVIETRGDGYLDLVFSNGVVARLAPNSRVSIDSFAVGGSARTNRSARMDLSAARSRTSSTTSNLQMSIECGDITVNATEKQEGDLRVKTPTTEVQADLTKFFVSHGKSNAASGNVSRAINLGTMPIQVNTLSENELVSNDGQVTYGHFDPYAETQSTSLGSEATAIILADDQASASGLSPTNAASQAFDASTYSLLPFDPCLIDRLGYIADHALYGGSDPLGSLLVTAAADVSYFNINSGEIGDISIGMLLPEGTIIRSSNNGSLSGVFANGATLEVAPASNVYLESLTSQPVLGNPSADTLTHILIRVETGRITASTAGTPAIDTFHVISPLDRHTIAGDTVASVEFLQMDTNAFQTVSQNRTAQGANGVNTVVVSSSNLSLVSDNVTFIEYSQDGIDFSFTTPPSYTHITESAIIPPSYEFIDRTIAFAAGALPGPTAIGTPGNPGNVQRFTEEEDPVSP
- a CDS encoding TIGR03790 family protein, producing MRQFLPWFTLLCLTAVSAFARTAPDPGKVVVIANATVPESLELAQFYLESRSIPQENLIVLHTSTEATIPREQFIREILHPVREQLLERGLVEGTLLDNITDDSGRYAFQVYETQFHYLVLCMGVPLKVASVAITPDAELSDRIPAGLQTTQASVDSELALVAASNQRWLGPVANPLFQVPSPTQLDYTEVISVCRLEGPTFEHAKSLVRDAIAAEQRSFLSGRAYIDLHSHHADGNLWLREAATHLRAYGYDVELIPPGRHWSITDRHDAPAIYLGWYQVHAAGPMLPPASIPTGAIGAHIHSYSAASLRTPSRNWAGPLVNAGFTVTFGNVYEPYLQLTLRPDLFIELLLRGYCLGDASLYAQPSVSWQNVTLGDPLYQPFQPTHEWNPIHILNSSDSTPYERIIALNRIASQNTGLACQHAVDAQTQFPSIPLAIKILETWSNHISTSTRNQLHDYLSSRPMIPSSLAPFYLNTFKSLRDTDDANIAQRFMQLMHQSRSQWEPELQESFDSISSTHDSHPKPTDSDAKTKFND
- a CDS encoding cytotoxic translational repressor of toxin-antitoxin stability system; translated protein: MFQLNFSEQSIGELNKLDIFAQLRLVNQISNLSAEQLVQATGEIGKFQRGSKVFYRFRADDFRIYFERQGEHILYCHYILHRNTLTDFIFRVKLPVSEEQMVEQHESFWKYLDSLKKQK
- the crcB gene encoding fluoride efflux transporter CrcB, translated to MNPSLAQFAAVALGGAAGSVLRFWISSLFPNQGLAATASVNFLGSLLLGAVLASPFLGVEFRPMLRLLLAVGFCGGFTTFSTFGFQTFELLQDSRWLLAITNILANNLGSILCVWIGYSLAKSFLP
- the dnaN gene encoding DNA polymerase III subunit beta, producing MKLKLNRDHLFNGLQQVMNLVGSRQTMPILKNVLIEASEDEVSLTTTNLDLGIRCTVKAEVLEEGSITLPVRKLASIVRELPSLEVNLDTAVNNFTKITSGGSTFKIMGIGKEEFPPLPSFDDQYVFNLEQSSLARMLKNVSYAQSTDENRYVLNGVFFNFQSASLRLAATDGRRLAVSSEKIEAPEENAGSLILPAKTVSELERLLSYGDNLKILFNDRQVAFELSVGEQGESQGLMKSIYLVSKIVEGKYPDYQQVIPKQAEHRIKLERELMLECVNRAALVISDKQFQVKLKISENLLEISGESQEFGESHETMAIAYEGPEVQVAFNPRFLMEPLKALPNDEVFFEFKDELSPGVFKTMDDFLCVVMPLRIN
- the infC gene encoding translation initiation factor IF-3; the encoded protein is MAYQPRSSGRSRYNRRGSNNFVRKNERIRAPEIRVIGPDKRQLGIMHPKEALALAKRHGLDLVEISASAKPPVCQILDYGKYQYEQSKKQKESKQNSSSQKIKEIKLRVGIDTHDYMTKIRRAEEFLDKGNKLKISLQFRGREMEHKELGFQKVKQAISDLNHIGTADMDPKLVGRSVSVVMSPLPEAKRQLKYHSED